The DNA segment atccttacGAATTTTAATGACACCAATTTTGACCTGAATTCACGAAAGGCCAGCTCTTCTTTAAAAGGATTTCGAGGCAGAAATGAATGATTGTATCTATAAATACAGCCTTATTCTGAATCCTGTAAGTCCAGACCTAGAGTGATGAAAGACCAGCGACTAATTATCGTCAAGCTTATGGTCAGTTGAAGTCACTATCCAAATCCTTTGCAGCTCGTCCAGAAATTTATGAACAGTATTCTGAGATCTTCAGTGAGTATTTTACATTTAGGATTCATAGAGGAAGTAGACAAACAGAAATCATAGATGGATTGACTCATTATCTTCCGTATCATCCAGCGTACAAGAATTCCCCTACCACCCCAGTTAGAGTAGTGTTTAACGCTTCTAGTAAAGAAAACTCAAGAACAAAGAGTTTGAATGATTGCTTATTAACAGGACCTAGCCTAACCAGTAAACTTGTTGAATTTCGTACTAACCCAGTAGCAGTTGTTGAAGACATATCAAAAGCATTCATACGTATTGGTATTTCCCCAAATTGTAGAGGCTATTGTAGGTTTTTATGGTATGAAGACCAAACACTTCAGAAGGTTATCACCTATAGATCTAAAGTAGTCCTGTTTGGTGTAACATCATCTCCGTTTTTACTTCAGAAAATACTAACCCATCACTTAGAGAATCATTCTAATCCATTAGCAAAGACTTTGATTCcacatttttatttagataactTTGCTCATACTTATGTACAGGTAGACCAGTTGAAGAGTGAATATCCTCAAATTACTGCTATTATGTCTGATGCATCTATGCCATtacaatgttgggtgagtaatgattcagaatttaatgaagatattGGTATTAATCAGGAGAAACTAAACTTACAAGATGTTAATGTTCTTGCTATCTCATGGAATTCtgtcagtgatgaaatatcagtGTACCAAAATAAGAAGGTATGTAAGGAGGAATGTAGGCTATGCATCATCTAATCACCAAAAGATTAGCTTTATCTGTAATTTCTCGTGTTCTTGATCCGTTAGGACTTTTGTCACCAGTTTTGATCGAGGGAAAGTTATTCATACAGAAgctatggaaatataaatattcttgggATGAACAGTTACCTGAATCATTAGTTCAAAAATTTAAGAGGATTTGCCAGCGTCTCAGTTAGATCTCGACCATTAAATTTCCAAGATTTATAATTAATCCTAATACCtcagatttacatattttttgtaattcatcAGCAGTAGCATATGTGTTGTGAAATCTAATCACAACGCACTGTTTCTTGCTGTTATTAGCTATAGGTTTGCGAAGGATGATGAGAACTTCTACAATCTAGGGAAGGCTCAATGAgacaacagtttttaaaatgttgacttataaactactttatttacacaattatttacatataaacattcatCACCAATAAATGCATGAATAATGGAATTCCCCCAGCTAAATTATATCTCAAATAGCAAACGAATCACACAGCACACAGGAAGCCGACACAGGCTTCGTACGTTATTCAAAATGTTAATTGCCAAGGTATTTACTACCGGTTTGAAATAATTTAGAAACTATACCTCAGTTACTTATCCTTCCTTACTTGCTGCACCATAGGTCGGGTGATGTTAACAAAGAACCTCGCAGTACTTACTATTTACAAGTTAGCCCTTTGATGTACTGGATCGGAAAGCCGGTCCTCTGAGCCTGCCCCCACTCTTTACAGTCGTTCGAGGAGGGCGGGAAAGGTACTCTAGCTGTGTCAGTTTATGTATTAGAATGCCTTATCCAACAAGCTCAAATTTCACATACTTACAGATTACTGATGACGTTAcctatgaaaaatgagattcacccTCACAGGGGCTCTGTTAAATAATATCCAAAGATGCGTAATTGCGACTTTCCCAACAACTAGACACGTCCCGAGCGTGCATTAGTGATGTCCAGACGAGATCGAGGTATGTTCGTCCGGGCCCATAGGCAACAAGGAAGACGACATGTGGTTTTTGGCCCCCAGGGCCCCAGCAAGGTGGTGAAAGGTGTAACTTTTCACAACAATATGGTTTAGTAGTTTATGCTGTGGATTCAGGAAACAAATCTAGTAATCTCCTTGTGAGTAAAGTGAGAGTAGCTCCAAGTCCTCCACTTACCATTCGCAAATTAGAATTACTTGCAACATGATTAGCTAAAAACCTCTTGTCCTGTGATACATTTGGATTTAGAAGTTGTACATTGTGGACTGATAGTGAAGTCACAATTAGTTGGGTATATCATGATAAATCTACAGATGTATCTGTGAGAAATAGAGTTGTAGAAATTCGCACTTTACGAAGTGATTATAATTTGTGCATGTTACATGTTCCTTCCAGCAAGAATTCTGCAGATATAGTAACCCGAGGTGTTAACGTTTCAAAGTTAGCCAACAATTTGATGTGGAAACATGGACCTTCATTTTTGCTTAATCCTTTGGAGTACCCACCTCAGAAGGAATTTGTTTGCAACGCTGCAGTAGTATCAGAGATTTTAGTAGAACCAAACATAATTCAACCTATTTATCCTGTATTTGATATGGAAAGAAATTCCACTCTTACTAAAGTTATGAGAATAATATCAAAGGTCATGAATTTTTGTAGTAAGTACTTCCCTGATAAATTCAAGTTGAAAGCTCTACATTCCTGCATAAGATTAGCTCAGTTACAGAGTTTTCCTAcgttatttgaatatatttgaaacaaCCAAAGAAGAGTCCTAAAGCAGCTGCAGAAATCTTGAATTTAGCCAAGCAActtcatatgtatatgaatgaggATCAGTTGATTTGTTGTGGAGGTAGATTACAGACTCAGATCTGTCTCCTGAAACACAATGTCCAATTTATTTACCTGCCCAACATCCCCTGACCAAATTTATCATaactcattatcataatcatcattgtcATTGTGGGTTAAGTCAAACATTGTTGGGTCTTAGACAGCAATTTTGGATATCAAAAGCCAGAGTTATTATAAAGAACATCACTAGTAAATGTGTGCTATGTAGAAAGGTAGTTAGTAAGACTATCCCTCAACCAGGTCCACCTTCCTTACCAGAGGATAGGGTCCATTATGCCAGACCGTTCAGTTTTGTTGGAGTAGATTTTACCGGTGCTATAACCATTGTTGATCCTGCAACTGCTAGTGACAATGAACGAGTCTATGTTTGCCTGTTTACCTGTACAACCTCAAGAGCAGTACATTTAGAGCTGTGTAGTTCTCTTACTACCTCAGAATTCTTATTAGCCCTTCGCCGATTTGGTGCAAGATTCGGTGTTCCATCTGTTGTCATTTCTGATAATGAATCAGAAGTGAGAACATATATGCAAGATAACAACATATTGTGGAAATTTAACACCCCTCGTTCACCTTGGAGTGGTGGTTTCTTCGAAAGACCCATTGGAAGTGTCAAGAGTAGTCTTCATAAATCTCTCTTTAAGAAACGCATCTCATGTAATGAGTTACGCACTCATTTATGTGAAACTGAGTGTATTATCAATTCTCGTCCACTTAATTATTTGTCAGAAGACATCCGAGAGGAGTATCTCAGTCCTTCTCATTTGATATATGGAAGAACAGTAACCCTATTCCCACCTCTGAATTCCTTTGGAGCGGATGTTCTATATAGAGAAAATTTAGATTTGAGAGTACAGTATGCCCGACTCTCAGACATATTAAAGTAGTATAAGAAAGTATGGATGAATTCCTACCTCACATCACTGAAAGAAAGACATTTAACTTGTGCCAAAGACAAATCTTGTTTGGTGAAAGTTGGTTGATTTAGTACTTGTGCTATTAGAAAATAAGTCTAGAGCCAATTATCCTTTAGGATTGGTTACCCAGTTGATAAAGGGCAATGATAATGTTGTCCGGAGTGCGATAGTTCATACAGCAGATGTCGAATATATGAGGCCTATTTCCAAATTAATTCCATCAGAATTACATCATGAAGTGATTCCTGATGTGGAACCCAAAGAATCGCCAAGTCCTCCTGCAGTACCCAATGCATCACCTAGACCAACGACATGCTGCACGCAAAGCGGAACAGTTGCGCAGAGATTTAATAGATGCTGATCTCTTGGGATACGTTGTACAGTAGTTTAGATTATTCCTGcaccctttttttgggggggggagagtgtGGTGATCTGAGACACCACACAGTTTactttttttgtctgtgaatCCGTGCGCGATTTCTGTATCTGgggattgttttgtttgttttgaaaaagcTTAATACTATGATTACAGTAGgtgacactagcggatccagggggatGGCACCTGGGCACGTCGGCCTCCCTctcctgaaaaatgacaaaataataatattgtagatttaaataataataataacgtaaatgagaaatataaaaataggaaaaataaaaaaatctattatagaaattatatatatatatatatatatatatatatatatatatatatatatatatatatatatgtatatataatatgtatgtataatatgaagattGGTGCTTCCCCACCccacgaaatttttctggatcagcTTAATGGTAGGTGACTACCCAAGGAACACCGTTTTGTTCACTCGTTTGGGATGACGTTACCTCAAGtttttacatctgttttctaCAGCGCTATATTTGTTCATTTCACACATGAGGTACTCATTTATAtcttaaaaaacaatataataaaggTTACAACGTTCGCCAGAAAAAAATATCCTCTCACGAAAACCTTTGAAAATACCTTTTCGTCTCTCCAGCCAACAGAAAATCTTGTTAACAGGTTCCGGCGCCGGGAAAACAGCGTACAAGTAAGTATCCCATCCACAGCACAAACGAAAGCTTTAAACAAGAGAGCTTAGTGATGAAATGGCGACATTGAAAAAACCCATTgctttcattaaagaaaacaacagtAGGCTACAGCTGTCatacattatttaaaatgttttttgtccatgtttgtttcagtattttttagttttgaaaatgtCTTAATATTAATTTGGCAgtgtaaaatataacaaacatttaGCAGAACTGTGTAACAGCAGCCGTATGTTTGTCAATCTGCATAAAGTATTTATATTCGCATGAAAGGGTTTGCGACAGTTCTTGGCTTATTTTACAACTTTCGAATATGTCATTTTTTGGCTTATGAAggtttatcacaaaaataaagagATTGAAGGATGTATTATAATATTTGTTGTGTTTGAATGAATAATTCCAACCTCAACCGGGTCATTATTGTTCGATTGTACTATAAATCGTTTccatataataaaattttgtctcCATATACAGAGGTGTGATTAACTTTTTGATCAGACATCCTCCTTTCAAAAGTCAAACTTAAAAAGATCATGCTTAGATTTACTGTTTGAAATGTTTACAGTATTTACTCCTCTGTGAAGTCTCTTTGAAATCACACCCCAAGAGATATTATACAAGAAGGTACTCTGAAGTGATGTTGTTgagttttattgcaaaataatagtataatcaataacaaaatatacGTTAAATTATACACAAGAAAATGCATGCTTAAct comes from the Macrobrachium rosenbergii isolate ZJJX-2024 chromosome 3, ASM4041242v1, whole genome shotgun sequence genome and includes:
- the LOC136850786 gene encoding uncharacterized protein, which encodes MTLKSKGNEKEYRKLPLILREMEKARPEIYEQYSEIFSEYFTFRIHRGSRQTEIIDGLTHYLPYHPAYKNSPTTPVRVVFNASSKENSRTKSLNDCLLTGPSLTSKLVEFRTNPVAVVEDISKAFIRIGISPNCRGYCRFLWYEDQTLQKVITYRSKVVLFGVTSSPFLLQKILTHHLENHSNPLAKTLIPHFYLDNFAHTYVQVDQLKSEYPQITAIMSDASMPLQCWVSNDSEFNEDIGINQEKLNLQDVNVLAISWNSVSDEISVEVTISWVYHDKSTDVSVRNRVVEIRTLRSDYNLCMLHVPSSKNSADIVTRGVNVSKLANNLMWKHGPSFLLNPLEYPPQKEFVCNAAVVSEILVEPNIIQPIYPVFDMERNSTLTKVMRIISKVMNFCSPPSLPEDRVHYARPFSFVGVDFTGAITIVDPATASDNERVYVCLFTCTTSRAVHLELCSSLTTSEFLLALRRFGARFGVPSVVISDNESEVRTYMQDNNILWKFNTPRSPWSGGFFERPIGSVKSSLHKSLFKKRISCNELRTHLCETECIINSRPLNYLSEDIREEYLSPSHLIYGRTVTLFPPLNSFGADVLYRENLDLRLVDLVLVLLENKSRANYPLGLVTQLIKGNDNVVRSAIVHTADVEYMRPISKLIPSELHHEVIPDVEPKESPSPPAVPNASPRPTTCCTQSGTVAQRFNRC